In Phenylobacterium zucineum HLK1, one DNA window encodes the following:
- a CDS encoding GFA family protein gives MSDLQIERTGGCACGAVRFVARGEPLRVGLCHCMTCRKAHASAFNPFVIFRAEQVEITGEIRAWESSPGYRRWFCPACGSRIYGGDGTEHELSVGGFDEPGLFAPDYESWIVRREPWQPPLKVPQWRENREA, from the coding sequence CCGGCGGCTGCGCCTGCGGCGCCGTCCGCTTCGTCGCCCGCGGCGAGCCGCTGCGGGTCGGCCTTTGCCACTGCATGACCTGCCGCAAGGCCCACGCCTCGGCCTTCAACCCGTTCGTGATCTTCCGCGCCGAGCAGGTGGAGATCACCGGCGAGATCCGCGCCTGGGAGAGCTCGCCGGGCTACCGGCGCTGGTTCTGTCCCGCCTGCGGCTCGCGGATCTACGGCGGCGACGGGACCGAGCACGAACTGTCCGTCGGCGGCTTCGACGAGCCCGGCCTCTTCGCCCCGGACTACGAGAGCTGGATCGTCCGCCGCGAGCCCTGGCAGCCGCCGCTCAAGGTCCCGCAATGGCGCGAAAACCGCGAGGCGTAG